In Phycisphaerae bacterium, the genomic window GCGCCAACTATACGTTCTTCCTCGACCTGCCCGACGTGGACCGGACGACCATCGAGCGGGTCAACGTCAAGAGCTCGCAGCTTTTCCGACCGCTGTTCGAGTATTCGGGGGCTTGTACCGGGTGCGGCGAGACTCCTTACGTCAAGCTGCTGACCCAGTTGTTCGGCGACCGCCTGCTGATCGGGAACGCGACGGGCTGTTCATCGATCTACGGCGGCAATCTGCCGACGACGCCCTACTGCAAAGACCACAACGGGCGCGGCCCTGCATGGAACAACTCGCTGTTTGAGGACGCGGCCGAATTCGCCTTCGGCTTCAGACTGGCGATCGACAAGCATATTGAGCAGGCCCGCGAACTGCTGGTCCAACTCGGTTCGCAGATCGGCGACAACCTGACCAGCGAGCTGTTGAGCGCCGACCAGTCCACCGAAGCGGGGATCAAGGCCCAGCGCGACCGGGTGGTCGCACTGCGTCAGAAACTGGCCGGGATCGACAGCGAGCCGGCTCGACGGCTGAACCTTCTGGCCGACTACCTGGTGAAAAAGAGCGTCTGGGGAATGGGCGGCGACGGTTGGGCCTACGACATCGGCTACGGCGGCCTGGACCACGTTTGCAGCATGAGGCGGGACATCAACCTGCTGGTACTGGACACCGAGGTTTACTCGAACACGGGCGGTCAGGCGTCGAAATCCACGCCGATCGGGGCATCGGCCAAGTTCGCCTCAGCAGGCAAGTCGGTAGGCAAGAAGGATCTGGGCCTGATGGCCATGAGCTACGGACATGTGTACGTAGCCAGCGTGTCCATGGGCGCGAAGGACACCCACACCGTCCAAGCGTTCCTGGAAGCGGAATCCTATCCCGGGCCCTCGCTGATCATCGCCTACTCGCACTGTATTGCCCACGGCTACGACCTCGTCCATGGCTTGGAGCAACAGAAGATGGCCGTGGACAGCGGCATCTGGCCGCTCTACCGGTACGATCCGCGGCGACAAGCCGCCGGAGAGCCGCCGCTCGTGCTTGACTCGACGCCCAGCGGGATTCCGGTGCAGGAATACATGCGTAATGAGACCCGGTTCCGGATGGTTGAGAAGATCGATCCCGCCCGGTTCCAACGGCTGTCGATCGAGGCGCAGCTTGCCGCCACGAGACGCGTGGCGGTGTACGATCATCTGGCAAAGCTCAGCGTGCCCAAGGGCAACGGAGACGGTCAGAAGGCGTAGGACCAGGTGCGAGAAACGGCAGAGACCGGCGAGCTACGAGTTCACCCTCATCTGACAGACTGGAGACATGAGTCATGGATCTTGCGACGACCTACCTCGGTTTTAAGATGGCGAATCCGTTTATGCCGGGCGCTTCGCCCATGTCGGACAATCTGGACACGGTCCGCGAACTTGAAGACGCCGGTGCTTCGGCGATCGTCATGAGATCGCTGTTCGAGGAACAACTGGCAGCGGAGGGCATGACGGCCTATCAGAGCATGGATGGGCCGGCCGAATCCTTCGCGGAAGCCCTGACCTATTTCCCCACTCCTGACAACTACGTACTTGGACCGGACGAGTACCTGGAACAGATCCGCAAGATCAAGCAGGCGGTGGGCATTCCGGTGATCGCCTCGCTGAACGGGAGCACGCCGGGAGGCTGGCTGAGCTACGCGCGGCAGATGGCGGAAGCCGGGGCGGACGCCATCGAGTTACACGTCTTCCAGGTTCCGACCGATCCGGATGAGCCGAGCGGAGCCCGTTTCGCCGCGACCATCGACATGGTCAAGTCGGTCAAGCAAGCCGTGAAGGTGCCGGTGGCGGTCAAGCTGTCCCCCTTCTATTCGTCCTTCGCGAACGTCGCGCGGGAGCTGGAGAAGGTCGGGGCTGACGGGCTGGTTCTTTTCAACCGTTTCTACCAGCCGGACATCGATGTTGACAATCTTGAGGTGATTCAGCATTTGACGTTGTCCACTTCGGCGGAACTGCCCCTGCGGTTGCGGTGGCTGGCGATCCTCTCCGGTCGGGTGTCGCCTTCGCTGGCGGTGACGGGGGGCG contains:
- a CDS encoding dihydroorotate dehydrogenase-like protein — its product is MDLATTYLGFKMANPFMPGASPMSDNLDTVRELEDAGASAIVMRSLFEEQLAAEGMTAYQSMDGPAESFAEALTYFPTPDNYVLGPDEYLEQIRKIKQAVGIPVIASLNGSTPGGWLSYARQMAEAGADAIELHVFQVPTDPDEPSGARFAATIDMVKSVKQAVKVPVAVKLSPFYSSFANVARELEKVGADGLVLFNRFYQPDIDVDNLEVIQHLTLSTSAELPLRLRWLAILSGRVSPSLAVTGGVHTPLDAIKAVMCGAHAVQIVSALLQNGPQYIRTMIRKVSAWLEEHDYASLRQMQGSMSLQKCPDPQAFIRGNYMKLLQTWRGWNG